From Candidatus Baltobacteraceae bacterium, a single genomic window includes:
- a CDS encoding GNAT family N-acetyltransferase: protein MRSFLALRERWDEIYDADGRANVFLSWAWIDACMQTSGRPWTVLAARLSPADPYLAFLPLACERFPLAGPALAQDLCLAGIPRADYTGLIAAPSAPEDAVLAAFAAELEAMRWDNFRLNDALDERVGKLARYFAPERFEARLGGQTLCPFITLPDRWETYLESVSEKTRAKLVKKTRQLAALPGYRFERADERGIDDAIETLLRLNRRRWRKNLGKGRRTFAGLFRHCFESGVYAVFSIFDGTVPVASQGFFIDHKRRAFCAYMVGFNGDYASFSPGTVLHGLTIRYAIEHGFAEYDLLRGNEPFKSRFASRVRTTNHLTLTRRGMRSNVVNAGRSGVYAAKALARRIIGRTA from the coding sequence ATGCGAAGTTTTCTCGCGTTGCGCGAACGGTGGGACGAGATTTACGACGCGGACGGTCGCGCCAACGTGTTCTTGTCGTGGGCGTGGATCGACGCGTGCATGCAAACCTCGGGCCGGCCGTGGACGGTCCTCGCGGCGCGGCTTTCGCCGGCCGATCCGTATCTCGCATTTCTTCCGCTCGCCTGCGAGCGCTTTCCGCTTGCCGGTCCGGCGTTAGCGCAAGACCTCTGTTTGGCCGGCATTCCGCGGGCCGACTACACCGGTCTCATCGCCGCGCCGTCGGCCCCCGAAGACGCCGTGCTTGCGGCCTTTGCCGCCGAACTCGAAGCGATGCGATGGGACAACTTTCGCCTGAACGACGCGCTGGACGAACGCGTCGGAAAGTTGGCGCGCTACTTCGCGCCCGAGCGATTCGAAGCGCGGCTCGGCGGCCAAACGCTCTGCCCGTTTATCACCTTGCCCGACCGTTGGGAAACCTACCTCGAGTCCGTAAGCGAGAAGACGCGCGCGAAACTCGTCAAAAAAACGCGACAGCTTGCGGCCCTGCCCGGATATCGCTTCGAGCGGGCCGACGAACGCGGCATCGACGACGCGATCGAAACGCTCCTGCGGCTCAATCGGCGGCGCTGGAGAAAGAATCTCGGTAAAGGCCGCCGGACGTTTGCCGGACTTTTCCGGCACTGCTTCGAGAGCGGAGTCTACGCCGTGTTCAGCATCTTCGACGGAACGGTTCCCGTTGCGTCGCAGGGATTTTTCATCGATCACAAGCGGCGCGCGTTTTGCGCGTATATGGTCGGCTTTAACGGCGACTACGCGTCCTTCTCGCCCGGCACGGTGCTGCACGGGTTGACGATTCGGTACGCGATCGAACACGGGTTTGCGGAATACGATCTGCTGCGCGGCAACGAGCCGTTCAAATCGAGATTTGCCTCGCGCGTTCGTACGACGAACCACCTCACGCTGACGCGGCGCGGAATGCGCTCCAACGTGGTAAACGCCGGCCGCTCCGGCGTTTACGCGGCGAAGGCGCTCGCGCGCCGGATCATCGGTCGCACGGCATGA